A DNA window from Etheostoma spectabile isolate EspeVRDwgs_2016 chromosome 22, UIUC_Espe_1.0, whole genome shotgun sequence contains the following coding sequences:
- the LOC116671992 gene encoding transmembrane protein 236, with the protein MGSGRTLKFALCEVLQFAGLCVPLFIVMQRFAVIVAKVKTSTRPPGDGSTAYWLIVASSIAYVTSTALLVWVPMKYMVFTKKKFLIGRKKWRPVALVYVILSTLPCFAFLIASSEVQINNHMTHDTFMELPVSLVLFSLICIDVLERIRHCRLTGNGNDMERDADIPSTVLTHVEQVTPVAPITSPASGPAVPGQARPNPMPPGPNQHNDSNQNGAGARPETNGTVPGLPGNPGRPFSISGLSSQSTSTTAYRISPYSYTGPLRFLCASDARADVFVDSFMFWMDTVEMVRVAGHPLVYYSGWVFPIYIFSYLSCLRVVVMPHSPLLPSLGVVVQDFPFFFVRVGLIAFFGFVTPLLYLMKNLLVCLAFVYFNFMTRLRVFNTERMFL; encoded by the exons ATGGGCTCGGGGAGGACGCTGAAGTTCGCCCTGTGCGAGGTGCTGCAGTTTGCAGGCCTGTGCGTGCCACTCTTCATCGTCATGCAGAGGTTCGCCGTCATCGTAGCAAAGGTCAAAACCTCGACGCGGCCCCCCGGAGACGGCAGCACAGCATACTGGTTGATCGTGGCCTCCTCCATTGCCTATGTCACCTCCACCGCCCTGCTGGTCTGGGTACCCATGAAGTATATGGTCTTTACAAAAAAGAAGTTTCTCATTGGGAGGAAGAAGTG GAGGCCTGTGGCGCTCGTATATGTGATCCTGTCCACATTGCCCTGCTTTGCTTTTCTCATCGCCAGCTCTGAG GTTCAGATAAATAACCACATGACACATGATACGTTCATGGAGCTCCCTGTATCACTAGTGCTCTTCTCTCTCATCTGTATTGACGTTCTGGAAAGGATACGCCACTGCAGACTGACCGGCAACG GTAATGACATGGAGAGAGATGCTGACATCCCCTCCACTGTCCTCACACATGTGGAACAGGTAACACCAGTCGCACCTATCACTTCACCTGCATCGGGGCCAGCTGTGCCCGGGCAAGCTAGGCCAAATCCTATGCCACCGGGACCAAACCAGCACAATGACAGCAACCAGAACGGAGCAGGGGCTCGACCAGAGACCAACGGCACAGTCCCGGGGCTACCAGGTAATCCTGGGAGACCATTTAGCATCTCTGGATTGAGCTCACAATCGACAAGCACCACAGCGTACCGCATATCTCCGTACTCCTACACAGGTCCACTGAGATTCTTGTGTGCCAGCGATGCCCGAGCGGACGTGTTTGTGGACAGCTTTATGTTCTGGATGGACACAGTAGAGATGGTGAGGGTGGCAGGACATCCCCTTGTCTACTACTCAGGCTGGGTGTTCCCCATCTACATCTTCAGCTACCTGTCTTGCCTGCGGGTGGTGGTCATGCCCCACAGCCCCCTCCTTCCCTCACTAGGAGTGGTCGTGCAGGACTTTCCCTTCTTCTTTGTGCGTGTTGGCCTCATTGCCTTCTTCGGCTTTGTCACACCCCTCCTCTATCTGATGAAGAACCTGCTGGTCTGCCTGGCCTTTGTCTATTTCAACTTCATGACCAGGCTGAGAGTCTTCAACACAGAGAGGATGTTCTTATGA
- the mrc1a gene encoding macrophage mannose receptor 1 yields MLPCSNIAVVLCLLQVLCITADIDSGSFLIFNENHNKCIKVESATSVTVAPCDPHAKAQQFRWASESRILSLSLKLCLGATEIKDWVKVLLFECDENSELQHWQCKNETLFGLKDQDLHLNWGNRNERNIMIYKGVGLWSRWRIFGTKVDLCSKGFQEVFTIGGNAFGGPCQFPFKFEEKWYAECTKEGRSDGQLWCATERDYNNLKKWGFCPTGVSSGWDTDPVTGVQYQRNVQSVLTWHQARKSCQQQGADLLSIVELHELSYISGLTNMLGTSLWIGLNSLDFESGWQWSNGNPFRYLNWAPGHPSSEPGLTCATLNAAKASKWESSACTKKLGYICRKGNPISLPPPLNQDQPSFCPSHWVPYAGNCYYLQRSKKMWKDALAACRKEGADLASINNIEEQGFVISQSGYLSTDVLWIGLNDQRNQMLFEWSDHSHVTFTQWQIGEPSHATNLQEDCVLIRGKDGRWADHMCEKTYGYICKKKASTKPAEGAQEEANPGCKLGSIRFGSYCYNIGSETKTFDEAKLACSEAGANMVDVADRYENAFLVSMVGLRPEKYFWTGFSNTDDINTFKWTTRRKVTFTHFNVGMPDRKQGCVAMTTGIFAGLWDVVSCSNKEKYICKKPAEGVYVTTVPPTTPALSCESGWKPAGKRNVCYKLYKMSANLKKTWHEAQDFCRAIGGDLMSIHSMQDLSNIPVHSSDPAWIGLSLGTNAGFGWSDGSPFGFENWSFGEPNNHNDNEHCAEVHFYYGRHWNDRHCEHYSDWICQIRKGVTPKPEPVIVAPVYNTTEDGWIIYNDTQYFINNDKLDMEAARAFCKKNFGELVVITGESERKFLWKQIAKGTEGQYYIGLTVNLDKSFSWLDGTPVSYTAWEQNEPNFANNDENCVTLYKNMGYWNDINCGMELPSICKRSSNFINTTMAPTTIPKGGCAPEWLAFQGKCYKIVVGDDKKNWQEARAYCLNQGGNLVSIVNEKMQAFLTMQMLRYNEDFWIGMNDVNWEMHFVWTDGKGISYTNWAKGHPTSVPDGRYSFMSESFDCVMMVGSITKIKGFWKVEDCDSKHGFICKRNIDSQIVVPATTVLPKAFYKLGNDSYKLVAQKMRWDEARRQCQAEDADLASILNPVTQAYIALQISKHNEPVWIGLNSNVTGGRFQWVDNWLLSYTKWGTNEPKNNFGCVYVDIDRTWKTAPCTNTYYSLCKRSPDMPPTEPPQLPGNCPEPKKRKTWIPFRGHCYSFLNSIVDNWAHASVECLKMGASLVSIEDPQESLFIQQNLELLQDGAKSFWIGLYKTHEGEWMWIDNSVVDYVNWKTGMPKTELCVDIDSDSGQWSTNSCSRYRSYICKTAKVITPTEKPPSVSHIVKEASHGSAGITVAVVLVVIAVVGLGAFLLFRKRITTPVFGESTFDNKLYFNNPIRAHVDTKGLVANIEQNEQA; encoded by the exons ATGCTACCCTGTTCAAATATTGCTGTGGTCCTCTGTCTCCTGCAAGTCCTCTGCATTACTGCAGACATAG ACAGTGGCTCCTTCCTGATCTTCAATGAGAACCACAACAAGTGCATAAAGGTGGAGAGTGCCACCTCCGTTACGGTGGCCCCCTGTGATCCTCATGCCAAAGCGCAGCAGTTTCGTTGGGCCTCTGAATCGCGCATTCTCAGTCTGTCCCTCAAGCTCTGTCTGGGGGCCACAGAGATTAAAGACTGGGTGAAGGTGCTCCTCTTTGAATGTGATGAGAATAGTGAGCTCCAACACTGGCAGTGCAAGAATGAGACCCTCTTTGGCCTAAAAGACCAGGACCTGCACTTAAACTGGGGCAACCGCAATGAGAGGAACATAATGATCTACAAAGGCGTAGGGCTCTGGAGTCGCTGGAGGATATTTGGCACCAAGGTAGACCTTTGTTCAAAGGGGTTTCAAG AGGTTTTCACGATAGGGGGGAATGCCTTTGGAGGCCCCTGTCAGTTTCCATTTAAATTTGAGGAGAAGTGGTACGCTGAATGCACAAAGGAAGGTCGCTCAGATGGACAACTCTGGTGTGCAACAGAGAGAGATTACAATAATTTGAAAAAGTGGGGCTTTTGTCCCACCGGAG TGTCCTCAGGTTGGGACACTGATCCGGTCACAGGGGTTCAGTACCAGAGGAACGTACAGTCAGTGTTGACCTGGCATCAGGCCAGGAAGAGCTGCCAGCAGCAGGGAGCCGACCTTCTCAGCATTGTGGAGCTACATGAGCTGTCATACATTTCAG GGTTGACAAATATGTTGGGAACATCTCTGTGGATTGGACTGAACAGCTTGGATTTTGAGAGTGGATGGCAGTGGAGCAACGGAAACCCGTTCAGATATTTAAACTGGGCCCCAG GCCATCCCTCGTCAGAGCCCGGGCTCACCTGTGCAACCCTAAATGCTGCAAAAGCCTCAAAATGGGAGAGCAGCGCATGCACTAAGAAACTTGGTTACATTTGTCGCAAAGGAAACCCTATCAGTCTGCCTCCACCACTAA ACCAAGACCAGCCCAGCTTCTGTCCCAGTCACTGGGTTCCATATGCAGGTAACTGTTACTACCTGCAGAGGAGTAAAAAGATGTGGAAGGACGCTTTGGCTGCGTGTCGCAAAGAGGGTGCAGATTTGGCCAGCATAAACAATATAGAAGAGCAGGGCTTCGTAATATCTCAGTCTGGATACT TATCGACAGATGTGCTCTGGATTGGCTTGAATGATCAGAGGAACCAGATGCTGTTTGAATGGTCCGATCACTCGCACGTTACCTTCACCCAGTGGCAGATTGGTGAGCCATCTCATGCCACTAACCTCCAGGAGGACTGTGTCCTCATCAGAGGAAAG GACGGGAGGTGGGCTGACCACATGTGTGAGAAGACGTACGGATACATCTGTAAGAAGAAGGCTTCTACTAAACCAGCTGAAGGCGCCCAAGAGGAAGCCAACCCAGGATGCAAACTT GGCTCAATCAGGTTTGGTTCTTATTGTTACAACATTGGATCTGAGACAAAAACCTTTGATGAGGCAAAGCTGGCATGCTCAGAGGCTGGCGCCAACATGGTGGATGTGGCTGATAG ATATGAGAATGCCTTCTTGGTCAGTATGGTGGGTTTGAGACCGGAGAAATATTTCTGGACAGGTTTTTCCAACACAGACGACATAAACACTTTCAAATGGACCACCAGAAGAAAAGTCACATTCACTCATTTCAATGTGGGCATGCCAG acagaaaacaaggaTGTGTTGCCATGACAACTGGGATTTTTGCTGGATTATGGGATGTTGTCAGCTGCAGCAACAAGGAGAAGTATATCTGCAAGAAACCAGCAGAGGGTGTTTATGTGACAACAGTCCCGCCCACCACCCCGGCCCTGAGCTGTGAGTCTGGTTGGAAACCCGCTGGCAAGAGAAACGTCTGCTACAAA CTTTACAAAATGTCGGCAAATCTTAAGAAGACTTGGCATGAAGCGCAGGACTTCTGCAGGGCCATTGGTGGAGACCTCATGAGCATACACAGTATGCAGGACCTGAGCAACATTCC GGTTCATTCCTCTGACCCAGCCTGGATTGGCCTCAGCCTTGGTACCAATGCAGGTTTTGGATGGTCTGATGGGTCGCCT TTTGGCTTTGAGAACTGGAGTTTTGGGGAACCAAACAACCACAATGACAACGAACATTGTGCAGAAGTCCACTTTTACTACGGGCGGCACTGGAATGATCGGCACTGTGAACACTACAGTGACTGGATCTGCCAGATACGCAAAG GTGTGACTCCCAAACCTGAGCCTGTCATAGTTGCCCCAG TATACAACACCACAGAAGATGGCTGGATAATATACAATGACACACAGTATTTCATCAACAATGACAAGTTAGACATGGAAGCTGCTAGAGCCTTCTGCAAAAAGAACTTTGGTGAACTTGTGGTCATCACAggggagagtgagagaaagtTCCTATGGAAACAG ATAGCGAAAGGCACAGAAGGCCAGTACTACATTGGCCTGACAGTGAATTTGGATAAGTCATTTAG CTGGCTAGATGGCACCCCTGTATCATACACCGCATGGGAACAGAATGAGCCAAACTTTGCTAATAATGATGAAAACTGTGTGACTTTATACAAGAACATGG GTTACTGGAATGATATTAACTGTGGCATGGAGCTTCCTTCTATTTGCAAAAGAAGCAGTAATTTTATTAATACAACAATGGCCCCAACCACTATTCCTAAGGGAGGATGTGCACCAGAGTGGCTTGCTTTCCAAGGAAAG TGCTACAAAATAGTTGTGGGGGATGACAAGAAGAACTGGCAGGAAGCCAGGGCGTACTGCTTAAATCAGGGAGGAAATCTGGTTTCTATTGTCAATGAGAAAATGCAAG CATTCCTTACAATGCAGATGCTGAGATACAACGAGGACTTCTGGATCGGCATGAATGATGTCAACTGGGAGATGCACTTTGTGTGGACGGATGGCAAAGGCATTTCATACACCAACTGGGCAAAAGGGCATCCAACATCAGTGCCTGATGGACGTTATTCATTTATGTCTGAG TCGTTTGACTGTGTAATGATGGTGGGCAgcatcacaaaaataaaaggattCTGGAAGGTGGAAGACTGTGACTCCAAACATGGCTTTATCTGTAAAAGAAACATTG ATTCTCAGATTGTAGTCCCAGCCACAACTGTGTTACCAAAGGCTTTCTACAAACTTGGAAATGACTCCTACAAACTGGTGGCCCAGAAGATGAGATGGGATGAGGCGAGGAGGCAGTGCCAAGCAGAAGATGCAGATCTGGCCAGTATCCTGAACCCTGTCACCCAGGCATACATTGCCTTGCAGATTTCCAAGCACAATGAGCCTGTGTGGATCGGCCTCAACAGCAATGTG ACCGGTGGGCGGTTCCAGTGGGTCGATAACTGGCTACTGTCTTATACCAAATGGGGCACGAATGAGCCTAAAAACAACTTtggctgtgtgtatgtggacaTTGACAGAACATGGAAGACTGCACCATGCACCAATACCTACTATTCCCTTTGCAAGAGGTCACCAG acaTGCCACCCACGGAGCCCCCACAACTCCCCGGAAACTGTCCAGAACCAAAGAAACGGAAAACCTGGATACCTTTCAGAGGCCATTGTTATTCCTTCCTCAACTCAATAGTCGACAACTGGGCCCATGCCTCAGTTGAATGTCTAAAAATGG GTGCTTCGCTGGTGAGTATTGAGGACCCTCAGGAGAGCCTGTTCATACAACAGAACCTGGAGCTTCTGCAGGACGGCGCCAAGTCCTTCTGGATCGGCCTTTACAAGACTCATGAAG GTGAGTGGATGTGGATTGATAACAGTGTTGTGGACTACGTCAACTGGAAAACGGGGATGCCAAAGACAGAATTATGTGTGGACATCGATTCTGACAGTGGACAGTGGAGTACAAACAGCTGCAGCAGATACAGGTCTTACATCTGCAAAACAGCCAAAG TTATTACACCTACAGAAAAGCCCCCATCTGTTT CCCACATCGTTAAAGAAGCTTCTCACGGGTCTGCTGGCATCACTGTGGCTGTAGTGCTAGTTGTAATCGCCGTAGTTGGACTTGGTGCCTTCCTCCTTTTCCGTAAACGGATAACAACCCCTGTCTTTGGAGAAAGCACCTTTGACAACAAGTTGTACTTCAACAATCCAATCCGAGCCCATGTAGACACAAAGGGTCTGGTGGCCAACATAGAGCAGAATGAACAAGCATAG
- the LOC116671990 gene encoding zinc transporter ZIP12 isoform X1, producing MHFRSSAPTLLLWPLLLCLVEVGGQKQGYLQEAVRALDLPLGTNDEPQLQKNHVGILITKLLWEVRCAERTGPSQDVCDKCLTPDVALSVLEHDGKAYLTEEDYERISTVLLYYIINLQDLCVSNAASFSSSSSFGNFQYYILALTNLHPAEDNHFLSSSETQSILQLINQNYNPSNQDASNLQCMDAAHLFQDVNVQENPGAGVSSVPKLAAAIISHILQGHCFRQTDLPSPAFFTDYIFQSLNCTSNLQIKDLEQLLYQLGVGQEAASHSHNRKRRSSQKRTGPPLDGFNHQTGEMSRDWAQVCFSANQLVDIFALSPHLPISKEHLRQMCPAIIQQLLGNACESAEQKRTGSLPTALEKYGYSTAAVLLITVGSMLGICLIFFNSCQETYTLILQLFVGLAVGTLSGDALLHLIPQILSLHDDTLSHEDDHFTEGKEYLWRILGIIAGIYSFFLIERIFSFFVTSHGHGHSDLPLELNCNGQSQRGKSISTIQLGPVDDLECTDVSPEHLGGMSPSHHKQGVPLLAVMVIVGDSLHNFADGLVVGAAFSSSAETGMATTVAILCHEIPHEMGDFAVLLSSGLSVKTAVLMNFLSALTAFMGLYIGLFVSSEMEVQRWIFAVTAGIFLYLSLVEMLPEMSRVKTDRPCLMFLLQNLGLLMGWACLLLLALFEHELKF from the exons ATGCACTTCCGGAGCAGCGCTCCCACTTTGCTGCTGTGGCCGCTGCTTCTGTGTCTAGTGGAGGTGGGAGGGCAGAAGCAGGGGTACCTGCAGGAAGCTGTCAGGGCCTTGGATCTGCCCCTAGGTACCAACGACGAGCCACAGCTCCAAAAGAACCACGTTGGAATCCTGATCACCAAGCTTCTCTGGGAGGTGCGCTGTGCAGAGCGGACTGGCCCCTCTCAGGATGTCTGTGACAAG TGCCTGACACCAGATGTAGCGCTCTCTGTGCTAGAGCATGATGGGAAGGCTTACCTTACTGAGGAAGATTATGAGCGGATCTCCACTGTTCTGCTGTACTACATAATTAACTTGCAAGACCTGTGTGTGTCAAATGCTGCCTCCTtttcctcgtcctcctcctttGGGAACTTTCAGTATTACATTTTGGCCCTGACCAACCTACACCCGGCTGAAGACAACCACTTCCTATCATCAAGTGAAACACAAAGTATTCTGCAGCTCATCAACCAGAACTACAACCCCTCCAATCAAGACGCCTCTAATTTGCAA TGTATGGATGCCGCTCACCTCTTTCAAGATGTTAACGTCCAAGAAAATCCAGGTGCTGGTGTGTCTTCTGTGCCTAAACTAGCAGCTGCCATCATCAGCCATATCCTGCAGGGCCACTGTTTCAGACAGACGGACCTCCCGTCCCCGGCTTTCTTTACCGACTACATCTTTCAATCCCTAAACTGCACAAGTAACCTACAGATAAAAG ATTTAGAGCAGTTGCTTTATCAGCTGGGAGTAGGACAGGAAGCAGCATCACACTCTCACAACAGGAAGAGGCGGAGTTCACAGAAAAGGACTGGACCGCCGCTGGATGGTTTCAACCATCAAACTGGTGAAATGAGCAGAGACTGGGCGCAG GTATGTTTTTCAGCCAATCAGCTGGTGGATATTTTTGCTCTGAGTCCTCATTTGCCAATTTCCAAGGAGCACCTCAGACAAATGTGCCCAGCCATCATTCAGCAGTTGCTAGGCAATGCCTGCGAGTCTGCAGAGCAAAAAAGAACAGGATCTTTGCCCACCGCTCTTGAGA AATATGGCTACAGCACGGCTGCCGTCCTGCTCATCACCGTGGGCTCCATGCTGGGTATCTGCCTGATCTTCTTCAACTCCTGCCAGGAAACCTACACCCTCATCCTGCAGCTGTTTGTGGGCCTGGCGGTGGGAACCCTCTCAGGAGATGCACTCCTGCACCTCATACCACAG ATCCTTAGCCTCCATGATGACACTCTCAGTCATGAGGACGATCACTTTACAGAAGGAAAGGAGTATCTGTGGAGGATTCTGGGGATTATTGCAGGGATCTACAGCTTTTTCCTCATTGAAAgaatcttttccttttttgttactTCTCATGGCCAT GGTCATAGTGACCTACCCTTAGAGCTCAACTGCAATGGCCAGTCACAGAGGGGCAAGTCTATCTCCACCATACAGCTG GGCCCAGTGGATGACTTGGAGTGTACAGATGTGTCTCCCGAACACTTGGGCGGAATGAGTCCTTCACATCATA AACAAGGGGTTCCTCTGCTGGCTGTGATGGTAATTGTGGGAGACAGCCTTCATAACTTTGCCGATGGCCTGGTTGTCGGGGCCGCCTTCTCCTCTTCAGCTGAGACCGGCATGGCGACCACCGTGGCCATCCTGTGCCACGAGATCCCACACGAAATGG GGGACTTTGCAGTGTTGTTGAGCTCTGGACTCTCAGTGAAGACTGCTGTGCTAATGAACTTTCTCAGTGCTCTGACGGCCTTCATGGGCCTTTACATCGGACTGTTTGTGTCCTCGGAGATGGAAGTGCAGCGATGGATCTTCGCTGTTACTGCTGGGATATTCCTCTATTTGTCACTGGTAGAAATG CTTCCAGAGATGAGTCGAGTGAAGACCGACAGACCATGCCTCATGTTTCTCCTACAGAACCTCGGCCTGTTGATGGGTTGGGCTTGTCTTCTGCTTCTTGCACTCTTTGAGCATGAACTCAAATTCTAA
- the LOC116671990 gene encoding zinc transporter ZIP12 isoform X2: MHSCTSYHSLHDDTLSHEDDHFTEGKEYLWRILGIIAGIYSFFLIERIFSFFVTSHGHGHSDLPLELNCNGQSQRGKSISTIQLGPVDDLECTDVSPEHLGGMSPSHHKQGVPLLAVMVIVGDSLHNFADGLVVGAAFSSSAETGMATTVAILCHEIPHEMGDFAVLLSSGLSVKTAVLMNFLSALTAFMGLYIGLFVSSEMEVQRWIFAVTAGIFLYLSLVEMLPEMSRVKTDRPCLMFLLQNLGLLMGWACLLLLALFEHELKF; the protein is encoded by the exons ATGCACTCCTGCACCTCATACCACAG CCTCCATGATGACACTCTCAGTCATGAGGACGATCACTTTACAGAAGGAAAGGAGTATCTGTGGAGGATTCTGGGGATTATTGCAGGGATCTACAGCTTTTTCCTCATTGAAAgaatcttttccttttttgttactTCTCATGGCCAT GGTCATAGTGACCTACCCTTAGAGCTCAACTGCAATGGCCAGTCACAGAGGGGCAAGTCTATCTCCACCATACAGCTG GGCCCAGTGGATGACTTGGAGTGTACAGATGTGTCTCCCGAACACTTGGGCGGAATGAGTCCTTCACATCATA AACAAGGGGTTCCTCTGCTGGCTGTGATGGTAATTGTGGGAGACAGCCTTCATAACTTTGCCGATGGCCTGGTTGTCGGGGCCGCCTTCTCCTCTTCAGCTGAGACCGGCATGGCGACCACCGTGGCCATCCTGTGCCACGAGATCCCACACGAAATGG GGGACTTTGCAGTGTTGTTGAGCTCTGGACTCTCAGTGAAGACTGCTGTGCTAATGAACTTTCTCAGTGCTCTGACGGCCTTCATGGGCCTTTACATCGGACTGTTTGTGTCCTCGGAGATGGAAGTGCAGCGATGGATCTTCGCTGTTACTGCTGGGATATTCCTCTATTTGTCACTGGTAGAAATG CTTCCAGAGATGAGTCGAGTGAAGACCGACAGACCATGCCTCATGTTTCTCCTACAGAACCTCGGCCTGTTGATGGGTTGGGCTTGTCTTCTGCTTCTTGCACTCTTTGAGCATGAACTCAAATTCTAA